From the Zingiber officinale cultivar Zhangliang unplaced genomic scaffold, Zo_v1.1 ctg187, whole genome shotgun sequence genome, one window contains:
- the LOC122036669 gene encoding putative germin-like protein 2-1 codes for MAMKLLLVALLALAFALAVLASDPSPLQDFCVADDSSKVFVNGAVCKNMNDVTADDFYTSGLDKPGNTVNNVRSNVTAVNVNKIPGLNTLGISLARIDFAPNGLNPPHTHPRATEILVVLEGELYVGFVTSNIGQTNRLFTKNLKKGDVFVFPQGLIHFQLNTGKYNAVALAGLSSQNPGVITIAKAVFGSTPPISDDVLAKAFQVDKRLVDRLQAQQWTDNNN; via the exons ATGGCTATGAAACTGCTCCTCGTCGCACTCCTCGCCTTGGCTTTCGCTCTTGCTGTATTGGCTTCAGATCCTAGTCCCCTTCAGGACTTCTGCGTCGCAGATGATAGCTCCAAAG TGTTCGTCAACGGCGCCGTATGCAAGAACATGAACGACGTCACAGCCGACGACTTCTACACTTCTGGCCTCGACAAGCCCGGCAACACCGTCAACAATGTCCGCTCCAACGTCACCGCCGTCAACGTGAATAAGATCCCCGGGCTGAACACCCTCGGCATCTCCTTGGCTCGCATAGACTTCGCGCCTAATGGGCTCAACCCTCCTCACACCCACCCTCGCGCCACTGAGATCCTCGTCGTGCTAGAAGGAGAGCTCTACGTCGGCTTTGTGACGTCCAACATCGGCCAAACCAACCGCCTCTTCACTAAGAATTTGAAGAAGGGTGACGTCTTTGTGTTCCCCCAAGGCCTCATCCACTTCCAACTCAACACGGGCAAATACAATGCCGTTGCGCTCGCCGGTCTCAGCAGTCAAAACCCGGGCGTCATTACCATTGCCAAGGCTGTGTTCGGATCGACGCCGCCCATTTCCGATGATGTGCTCGCCAAGGCTTTTCAGGTGGACAAACGCCTCGTTGACCGGCTCCAAGCTCAACAATGGACGGACAACAACAATTAG